The proteins below come from a single Leptotrichia sp. oral taxon 223 genomic window:
- a CDS encoding phosphomannomutase/phosphoglucomutase: MALLERRGIFMDLKNMISGTDIRGIVSKYEDKDINLSEKEVEFIAKGFGLWITEKCDETAKAENRKVKVAVGYDARHTGPKFSEVIRKTLVEMGIDVYDCGMSITPSLFMATIFEDYKADGAMMITASHLPSYYNGIKFFTKNGGLQKSDVAEFLEMAEKQEKILIKEEKGVEIVKNLADDYASYICELIKNKIGKGNKPLKNLRIVIDAGNGAAGFFAEKVIEVLGGDTTGSQFLNPDGDFPNHIPNPEAKEAIESIKKAVLDNNADFGIIFDADGDRSAFIDKNGREINRNKLIALLSEILLKKHSGGIIVTDSVTSAGLKEFIESRGGIHHRFQRGYKNVINEAIRLNGEGKYSPLAIETSGHSAFKENYFLDDGAYMAARLLIQLVESREKGIEFTDVLNELSEPAEEIEIRIPIKGKDFRVCGEKIVENFREYAGKKEGWSLEMPNYEGVRVNVGQKSWFLIRLSLHEPLLCVNIETEKEGMGNDILEELKYYFKKYEKMEI, translated from the coding sequence ATGGCTTTACTTGAAAGGAGAGGTATTTTTATGGATTTGAAAAATATGATAAGCGGAACTGACATTCGGGGAATAGTTTCAAAATATGAGGACAAAGACATCAATTTATCTGAAAAGGAAGTTGAATTCATAGCAAAAGGGTTTGGGCTTTGGATAACTGAAAAATGCGATGAAACCGCAAAGGCTGAAAACAGAAAGGTTAAAGTGGCAGTTGGATACGATGCAAGGCATACAGGACCTAAATTTTCAGAAGTTATAAGAAAAACCTTGGTGGAAATGGGAATTGATGTATACGACTGTGGAATGTCGATAACACCGTCGCTTTTTATGGCTACGATATTTGAGGATTATAAAGCTGATGGCGCAATGATGATAACTGCAAGCCATTTGCCAAGCTACTACAACGGGATTAAATTCTTTACAAAAAACGGAGGACTTCAAAAAAGCGATGTTGCTGAATTTCTGGAAATGGCCGAAAAACAAGAAAAAATTTTGATTAAAGAAGAAAAAGGTGTAGAAATTGTAAAAAATTTGGCAGATGACTATGCTTCATATATATGCGAACTGATAAAAAATAAAATTGGGAAAGGGAATAAACCTCTAAAAAACTTACGGATAGTGATAGATGCAGGAAATGGGGCTGCGGGATTTTTTGCTGAAAAGGTAATAGAGGTTCTAGGCGGAGATACGACTGGAAGCCAGTTTTTAAATCCTGATGGCGACTTTCCAAATCACATTCCAAATCCTGAAGCAAAAGAAGCGATAGAATCAATAAAAAAAGCTGTTCTTGATAACAATGCAGATTTTGGAATAATATTTGATGCGGATGGGGACAGAAGCGCCTTTATAGACAAGAATGGCCGTGAAATTAACAGAAACAAGCTTATTGCGCTGCTTAGTGAAATATTGTTAAAAAAGCATTCCGGCGGGATAATTGTGACGGATTCGGTTACATCGGCAGGGCTAAAGGAGTTTATAGAAAGCCGTGGAGGTATTCACCACAGATTCCAGAGAGGATATAAGAACGTTATAAATGAAGCCATAAGACTGAACGGCGAAGGGAAATACTCCCCTCTTGCGATAGAAACGTCAGGACATTCGGCATTTAAAGAAAACTATTTTCTTGATGACGGAGCATACATGGCTGCAAGGCTTTTGATTCAGCTTGTGGAGAGCAGAGAAAAAGGCATTGAATTTACAGATGTTCTAAATGAGCTGTCTGAGCCTGCTGAGGAAATAGAAATAAGAATTCCTATAAAGGGTAAAGATTTTAGAGTTTGTGGAGAAAAAATCGTGGAAAACTTTAGGGAATATGCTGGAAAAAAAGAAGGTTGGAGCTTAGAAATGCCTAACTATGAAGGTGTAAGAGTAAATGTGGGGCAGAAAAGCTGGTTTTTAATCAGATTGTCACTGCATGAACCACTTTTGTGCGTTAATATAGAAACGGAAAAAGAAGGAATGGGAAATGATATTTTAGAAGAATTGAAATATTATTTTAAAAAATATGAAAAAATGGAAATTTAA
- a CDS encoding transketolase produces the protein MRIEDLKKKAKTLRKDIIEMIYRAKSGHPGGSLSIADILAVLYWKEMNIDPENPKMENRDRLVLSKGHAAPALYAALIEKGFLGDEGKNLIPTLRKWHSPLQGHPDMKKLAGVEMSTGSLGQGLSAANGMALSAKIYNNDYRVYTILGDGELQEGQVWEAAMTAAHYKLDNLVAIVDYNNLQIDGKVSDVMDVAPVGEKFKAFKWNVIEIDGHNYEEIINAFETARTVKGQPTVIVANTVKGKGVSFMENNAGFHGAAPSDEEYNKAMEELI, from the coding sequence ATGAGAATTGAAGATTTGAAAAAAAAGGCAAAAACATTGAGAAAAGACATTATTGAAATGATTTACAGGGCAAAATCAGGACATCCAGGAGGTTCACTTTCGATTGCTGATATTCTGGCTGTGCTTTACTGGAAGGAAATGAACATTGACCCAGAAAATCCAAAAATGGAAAACAGGGATAGATTAGTTCTTAGTAAAGGGCATGCTGCTCCTGCACTGTATGCGGCTTTGATTGAAAAAGGATTTTTAGGAGATGAAGGAAAGAATCTTATTCCAACACTTAGAAAATGGCACTCTCCGCTTCAGGGGCATCCTGATATGAAAAAGCTGGCTGGAGTTGAAATGTCAACAGGTTCACTTGGACAAGGACTATCTGCAGCAAACGGAATGGCTTTAAGTGCAAAAATTTACAATAACGATTACAGAGTTTATACAATCTTAGGAGATGGAGAATTGCAGGAAGGGCAAGTTTGGGAAGCGGCTATGACAGCTGCACATTACAAGCTTGACAATTTAGTTGCGATAGTTGACTATAACAACTTGCAGATTGACGGAAAAGTTTCGGATGTAATGGATGTCGCTCCAGTTGGAGAAAAATTCAAGGCTTTCAAATGGAATGTAATTGAGATTGATGGACACAATTATGAAGAAATCATAAATGCTTTTGAGACAGCAAGAACTGTGAAAGGACAGCCAACAGTAATAGTTGCAAACACTGTAAAAGGAAAAGGTGTTTCATTTATGGAAAATAATGCAGGATTCCATGGAGCCGCTCCAAGTGATGAAGAATACAATAAGGCAATGGAAGAGTTGATCTAA
- a CDS encoding helix-turn-helix domain-containing protein: MAENDSIKTNSNLVEALGYYIKNKRLQKKIGLREMAEMLKISPAYLSNLESGKHNMTNPLLLKKIAKILKIDHLTLFKIIGYTDKDMSDLKKELTNEIIEEFSDINIGEIIRNLMEMSSEKIELVKQYIELLNK, from the coding sequence ATGGCTGAAAATGACAGTATAAAAACTAACTCCAATCTTGTGGAAGCATTAGGATACTATATAAAAAATAAAAGACTGCAAAAAAAGATAGGACTAAGAGAAATGGCAGAAATGCTAAAAATCAGTCCGGCTTATTTATCCAATCTGGAATCAGGCAAACATAATATGACAAACCCTCTTTTACTCAAAAAAATTGCCAAAATTTTGAAGATAGATCATCTTACACTGTTTAAAATAATAGGCTATACAGATAAAGATATGTCAGATTTGAAAAAAGAGCTGACTAATGAGATAATCGAGGAGTTTTCTGATATAAATATTGGAGAAATAATCAGAAATCTGATGGAGATGAGTTCAGAAAAGATAGAGTTAGTTAAGCAGTATATAGAACTGTTAAACAAGTAG
- a CDS encoding adenylate kinase has translation MNIVLFGAPGAGKGTQAKELIQKYKIPQISTGDILRAAITNKTPLGLEAKKLMDEGKLVSDDIVNGLVEARLQEDDCKKGFILDGFPRTVAQAEELDKILAKSNRKIEKVVALEVSDEEIIERITGRRVSKKTGKIYHIKYNPPVDENPEDLEQRADDNEETVKKRLAVYNEQTAPVLDFYKKQNKVYSVDGAKKLEEITKDIINILEK, from the coding sequence ATGAACATAGTGTTATTTGGAGCGCCGGGAGCAGGGAAAGGAACTCAGGCAAAGGAATTGATTCAAAAATATAAAATTCCTCAAATTTCAACAGGAGATATTTTAAGAGCGGCAATTACAAATAAGACTCCGCTAGGATTGGAAGCAAAAAAATTGATGGATGAAGGGAAATTAGTTTCTGATGACATCGTAAATGGACTTGTGGAAGCAAGATTGCAGGAAGATGACTGTAAAAAAGGGTTTATTCTGGATGGATTTCCAAGAACTGTGGCTCAAGCCGAGGAACTTGACAAAATTTTGGCAAAATCAAACAGAAAAATTGAAAAAGTTGTTGCGCTTGAAGTTAGTGATGAAGAAATTATTGAAAGAATCACAGGAAGAAGAGTGTCGAAAAAAACTGGTAAAATTTATCATATAAAATACAATCCGCCAGTTGACGAAAATCCAGAAGATCTGGAGCAAAGGGCAGACGATAATGAAGAAACAGTGAAAAAACGTTTGGCAGTTTATAACGAGCAGACAGCGCCAGTATTGGACTTTTACAAAAAACAGAATAAAGTTTACAGTGTAGACGGTGCAAAAAAACTGGAAGAAATTACAAAAGATATAATTAATATTTTGGAAAAATAG
- a CDS encoding transketolase family protein: MEKKSTRVAYGEALVKLGKVNKDVVVLEADLSKSTMTAYFKKEFPERHINVGIAEADMIGTAAGIATTGKIPFASTFAHFAAGRAFDQIRNSVAYPQLNVKICPTHAGVSLGEDGGSHQSVEDMALMRAIPGMVVLSPADAVETEKMIFAAAEYKGPVYVRLGRLNIPVLFDENYKFEIGKAATLTEGNDVAILATGLMVSEALEAAKLLEEKGVKARVVNVSTIKPLDKETVLKAAKECKFIVTSEEHSVIGGLGSAVSEYLSEVHPTKVIKHGIQDIFGQSADGETMLTNYGLRAKDIIEIVLNNLK, from the coding sequence ATGGAAAAAAAATCAACTAGAGTAGCTTATGGAGAAGCGTTAGTTAAATTGGGAAAAGTAAATAAAGATGTGGTAGTGCTGGAAGCAGACTTGTCAAAGTCAACAATGACTGCATATTTTAAAAAAGAGTTTCCAGAAAGACATATAAATGTCGGGATTGCAGAAGCTGATATGATTGGAACAGCGGCAGGTATTGCAACGACTGGGAAAATACCGTTTGCCTCAACTTTTGCACATTTTGCGGCAGGACGTGCATTTGATCAGATTAGAAACTCGGTGGCATATCCGCAGTTAAATGTTAAGATTTGTCCAACTCATGCAGGAGTTTCGCTGGGAGAGGATGGAGGTTCGCACCAGTCAGTTGAGGATATGGCTTTGATGCGTGCAATTCCAGGAATGGTGGTGCTATCGCCAGCAGATGCGGTTGAAACAGAAAAAATGATTTTTGCAGCAGCCGAATACAAAGGGCCTGTTTACGTAAGATTGGGAAGACTGAATATTCCAGTATTATTTGATGAAAACTATAAATTTGAAATAGGGAAAGCCGCAACTTTGACAGAAGGAAACGATGTGGCAATTTTAGCGACAGGACTTATGGTTTCAGAAGCTCTTGAGGCGGCGAAATTACTGGAAGAAAAAGGTGTAAAGGCAAGAGTGGTTAATGTTTCTACGATAAAGCCGCTAGATAAAGAAACAGTTCTAAAAGCTGCAAAAGAATGTAAATTTATTGTAACAAGTGAAGAACATTCTGTAATTGGAGGACTTGGAAGCGCAGTTTCAGAATACTTGTCAGAAGTTCACCCTACAAAAGTGATAAAACACGGAATACAGGATATTTTTGGACAAAGTGCAGATGGAGAAACTATGCTTACGAATTATGGGCTTAGAGCGAAGGATATTATAGAAATAGTACTAAATAATTTAAAATAG